A segment of the Ferroacidibacillus organovorans genome:
CGCTGGCACCTATTACGAGGACTATCAGCTTCTGCAGGCATCGCGCAACGAACCATTCTACGCAAAGCTCCGTAAGCAGCTCTCTTTGGCCGGGATACCGATTGAAGGTACAAAAGGTGAGGCCGGAGTGGGCCAGCACGAGATCAACGCCTACTATACTGACGCGCTGGAGGCCGCCGATCGACATGTACTACTCAAGCACGGCGCGAAGGAAATGGCGATCCAAAACGGCCGCGCCGTCTCCTTCATGGCGAAACCGGATCATTCGTGGACGGGATCGAGCAGCCATATCCACTTGAGTCTGTGGGATCAAAAGGGCGTCAATGCCTTCTATGATTCATCGTCTGACCTGCACCAGATGGCGGACGTGATGCGTCACTTCCTCGCCGGCCTGATTGTTCATATGCGCGAACTATCCATATTGTTCGCACCCTATGTGAATTCGTACAAACGATTCATGACAGCGAGTTGGGCTCCAACGCACATCGTCTGGGGCGTCGACAACCGCACCTGCGGGCTGCGCGTCGTCGGACACGGCAGCGGCAAGCGCATCGAGAACCGCTTCCCGGGCGCAGACACGAACCCGTATCTCGCGACCGCTGCGATGCTGGCCGCCGGGCTCGACGGAATTGAAAACCGATTCGTGTTGCCTCCGGAGTGGGTCGGCAACGGGTATGTGGCGCGAGATGTCCGTGCCGAGTCTCTGCCGACCTCGCTGTACGAAGCCATCCGGGCGTTCGAAGAAAGCGAGTTTGCAAAGAATGCTTTCGGCGAGAATGTTTATCAACACTATCTAAATGCCGCACGCGTAGAACAACGTGCTTACGACCAGGTCGTCACGAACTGGGAGAAGCGGCGCTACTTTGAGCGGGTTTAGTATGCAGCAGAGAAAACATGGATGCGCTACGCCGGATCTGAATGAAGCTCTTACAACCAGCAGGCACTCTGAATAGGAAGATCCCCTAACCAGGATAAGGAGGCAGACGAACATGCGATTGAAAGATAAGGTATGTGTGATCACCGGTGCAGGTGGAGGCATGGGTCTCAAAGCCGCAGAGCGATTCGCCGAGGAAGGGGGCCGGATCGCAATCTTCGAGATAAGCGAGGCGATCGGTCAGAAGGCAGAAGAGTCTATCCGCGCGCGGGGCGGCGATGCAAAGTTTTTCGCGTGTGACGTGTCAAATGAGGAGAGTGTAAAAACCGCAGTCGCCGCTACGGTCAAGACATTTGGGCGACTGGACGTGCTTTATAACAATGCCGGAATCATGCCAGAAGCGGACCACTCCGTCCTCGACACAAGCGTCGAGATGTGGGACAAGGTCATGACGGTCAACGTACGCAGTATCTTCCTGACCTGCAAGTACGTCATTCCGCACATGTTGGAGGAAAAG
Coding sequences within it:
- a CDS encoding glutamine synthetase family protein — encoded protein: MGTQNNKSTTALDHLIEQIRSGAIETVIVAFCDMQGRLVGKRLTGQYTLDHVIEDGVHFCVYLLGTDMELNTPPGFPDMGWEQGYGDWTARPDWSTVRTLPWHEKTAIVLSDVTDHAGNLIAVAPRTVLRRQLERAANLGFTVKIASELEFYLLDESYDAAHAKNYQSLALAGTYYEDYQLLQASRNEPFYAKLRKQLSLAGIPIEGTKGEAGVGQHEINAYYTDALEAADRHVLLKHGAKEMAIQNGRAVSFMAKPDHSWTGSSSHIHLSLWDQKGVNAFYDSSSDLHQMADVMRHFLAGLIVHMRELSILFAPYVNSYKRFMTASWAPTHIVWGVDNRTCGLRVVGHGSGKRIENRFPGADTNPYLATAAMLAAGLDGIENRFVLPPEWVGNGYVARDVRAESLPTSLYEAIRAFEESEFAKNAFGENVYQHYLNAARVEQRAYDQVVTNWEKRRYFERV
- a CDS encoding SDR family NAD(P)-dependent oxidoreductase; translation: MRLKDKVCVITGAGGGMGLKAAERFAEEGGRIAIFEISEAIGQKAEESIRARGGDAKFFACDVSNEESVKTAVAATVKTFGRLDVLYNNAGIMPEADHSVLDTSVEMWDKVMTVNVRSIFLTCKYVIPHMLEEKSGSIINIASFVAMVGCSVPQDAYTASKGAVISLTKSLAIQFRPQGVRSNAICPGPIETPLMTEWLLKDDEAKRIRLNRQPSGRFGRPEDIVNCALYLASDESDWTNGAVIVVDGGITSNYF